Sequence from the Halodesulfovibrio aestuarii DSM 17919 = ATCC 29578 genome:
GGATTGAAATATAAAGAAGGAAGGTGTAGTGCCTTCCTTCTTTTTTTAAGCCTTTGGAGCAAAAATAGATATGGCAGCATTACAAGAGCGAATTGGGATAATTGCAGGCGCAGGCCAGTTTCCTGAGCTTGTAGCCCAAGGTGCCCGTGAGGAAGGGCTCTCTGTTGTTATGTGTGGTTTTGTTGGCCACACAGACCCCGCAATTGAGAGTAAGGCAGATGTTTTTGAAATGCTTCATCTTGGTGCTCTTTCCAAGCTTATACAGTTTTTCAAAAATAATGGTGTGAACCGCGTGTGTTTTGCCGGTGCTATTAATAAGCCAAAGGCGTTGGATATTCGGCCGGATTTTCGAGCTGCAAAGGTATTGTTCAAGATTCGCTCAAAAGGTGATGACGTACTTTTGCGTGGCGTATTAGATGAGTTGGAGTCTGATGGGCTGCATATTGTACAGGCTGCAGAATTAGTTCCTAACTTGCGCGGACCTGTTGGTGTACTTACAAAGAAAAAACTTACAGAAAAGCAACGTGAGACCCTCGCATACGGTATTCCGATCGGTGAACAGATTGGGAGTATGGATATTGGTCAGTGCATTGTTGTTCGAGAGCACATGGTTGTTGCTGTTGAGTGTTTAGAAGGGACAGATGCGACTATTAAGCGTGGTGCGGCGCTTGGAGGCCAGGGCTGCGTTGCCATTAAGTTGCTGAAACCAAATCAGGATGAGCGCATT
This genomic interval carries:
- a CDS encoding LpxI family protein, translated to MAALQERIGIIAGAGQFPELVAQGAREEGLSVVMCGFVGHTDPAIESKADVFEMLHLGALSKLIQFFKNNGVNRVCFAGAINKPKALDIRPDFRAAKVLFKIRSKGDDVLLRGVLDELESDGLHIVQAAELVPNLRGPVGVLTKKKLTEKQRETLAYGIPIGEQIGSMDIGQCIVVREHMVVAVECLEGTDATIKRGAALGGQGCVAIKLLKPNQDERIDLPALGLNTIQNLVDGGYSCLAYYAGKTLFFDREAAIALANEHNIAIVGLDEEFKNTLL